In Gemmata obscuriglobus, a single genomic region encodes these proteins:
- the tnpC gene encoding IS66 family transposase: MTIATSTLGDWLFRASELLTPLYELMHARVLRSRVIHGDDTGVKLRVPGSHRTAKAYIGDADHPYVLFDFTTDYTADGPKQFLAGYKGYLQADALAQYEGLYGERKVQHVCCVAHARRKFVAAHDTGDERAAQALGLFGRLYAIERALPPLLPPSDDPAVRELRRHREEQRRALRGRDAEPVWDELSKWLTEQKPGALPKSPLGTAIGYATNNWGALKRYLEQGFLALDNNLSERTLRAIALGRNNWGVFGSAGGGRTAAVLFSVIGTCKHLGLDPFAYLREALPGVFAPGENQTTERLMDGLPDRWLLNRTRDQTAPDAATR; this comes from the coding sequence GTGACGATCGCGACCTCGACGCTGGGCGACTGGCTGTTCCGGGCGTCTGAGTTGCTGACCCCGCTGTACGAGTTGATGCACGCGCGAGTGCTCCGGTCGCGGGTGATTCATGGGGACGACACGGGCGTGAAGTTGCGGGTGCCGGGGAGCCATCGCACGGCCAAGGCGTACATCGGGGACGCCGACCACCCGTACGTCCTGTTTGACTTCACGACCGACTACACGGCCGACGGGCCGAAGCAGTTCCTCGCGGGCTACAAGGGCTACTTGCAGGCGGACGCACTGGCCCAGTACGAGGGGTTGTACGGCGAGCGCAAGGTCCAGCACGTGTGCTGCGTCGCGCACGCCCGCCGCAAGTTCGTGGCCGCACACGACACTGGTGACGAGCGGGCGGCCCAGGCTTTGGGGTTGTTCGGCCGGTTGTACGCGATCGAGCGGGCGCTGCCACCGCTGCTGCCGCCGTCGGACGACCCGGCAGTTCGGGAACTTCGACGGCATCGCGAAGAGCAACGCCGGGCGCTGCGGGGGCGTGACGCCGAACCGGTGTGGGATGAACTGTCGAAGTGGCTGACCGAGCAGAAGCCGGGTGCGCTGCCGAAGTCGCCGCTGGGAACCGCGATCGGGTACGCCACGAACAACTGGGGGGCGTTGAAGCGATACCTCGAACAAGGCTTCCTGGCGCTGGACAACAACCTCAGCGAGAGAACGCTCCGGGCAATCGCACTCGGACGGAACAACTGGGGCGTGTTTGGCAGTGCGGGAGGCGGGCGGACGGCGGCGGTGCTGTTCTCGGTCATCGGCACGTGCAAGCATCTGGGGCTCGATCCGTTCGCGTACCTGCGGGAGGCGCTGCCGGGGGTGTTCGCGCCAGGCGAGAATCAGACGACCGAACGACTAATGGACGGGCTACCGGACCGATGGCTGTTGAATCGAACACGGGACCAAACCGCCCCGGATGCGGCCACCCGGTAA